In Bos indicus x Bos taurus breed Angus x Brahman F1 hybrid chromosome 23, Bos_hybrid_MaternalHap_v2.0, whole genome shotgun sequence, the genomic window GTGTATCTGGCAGCGGTGCTGGAGTACCTGACAGCCGAGATCCTGGAGCTGGCGGGCAACGCGGCCCGGGATAACAAGAAGACCCGCATCATCCCGCGTCACCTGCAGCTGGCAATCCGCAACGACGAGGAGCTCAACAAGCTGCTGGGCAAAGTCACCATCGCTCAGGGTGGCGTCCTTCCCAACATCCAGGCGGTGCTGCTGCCCAAGAAGACTGAGAGCCATCACAAGGCCAAGGGCAAGTGAACCTACCTAGATCTCAGTGTGTGTCGCTACAACCTTTTACCCAAAGGCTCTTTTAAGAGCCATCCACATTCTCACATTTAAAAGAGCTCGTAAACAACAGTACTCGGTCTATGCGTTATAATACTTAAACATTGAAGCTACTGGGTAGGTACTACAGCATGTTCACCCGAAGTTATCCTTTCTCCTTGACGGGACTGCTCCAAATGTGATAGAGGAAAATGAATTTATACAGGAAAATGGGTAGTTTCAATAGCAAGGGTAACGTTTACAAAAGCTGGAGTGGCTGTTTTTCTAGACAAAAAGGAATCATTGCTACCGTGCCAAAAAATGCGGGTAGTGGTGGTAGCCTGGAATGTCAGGCTACGGTCTTTTGAAACAGCAAAAGG contains:
- the LOC113881680 gene encoding histone H2A type 1, whose product is MSGRGKQGGKARAKAKTRSSRAGLQFPVGRVHRLLRKGNYAERVGAGAPVYLAAVLEYLTAEILELAGNAARDNKKTRIIPRHLQLAIRNDEELNKLLGKVTIAQGGVLPNIQAVLLPKKTESHHKAKGK